In Raphanus sativus cultivar WK10039 chromosome 5, ASM80110v3, whole genome shotgun sequence, the following proteins share a genomic window:
- the LOC108859933 gene encoding uncharacterized protein LOC108859933 isoform X1: MRITGSFRGNPGSRSIFRLSSLRSIFTGCRAVMLPRFGGPEVLELRENVPVPNLNPNEVLVRAKAVSVNPLDCRIRAGYGRSVFQPHLPIIIGRDVSGEVAAIGNSVKSFRVGQEVFGALHPTALRGTYTDHAVLSEDELVEKPASVSHVEASAVPFAALTAWRALKSNARILEGQRVLVFGGGGAVGFAAIQIAVASGCHVTASCVGQTRDRILAAGAEQAVDYTTEVDIEVVVKGKFDAVLDTIGRPETERIGINFLRKGGNYMTLQGEAASLTDRYGFVIGLPLATSLLAKKKIQYQYSHGIDYWWTYMRADPEGLAEIQRLVRAGKLKIPVEKTFPITEVVAAHEAKEKKEIPGKVVLEF, from the exons ATGCGAATTACCGGATCATTTCGCGGTAATCCCGGTTCCCGATCGATTTTCCGGTTAAGCTCTCTTCGGAGCATCTTCACCGGCTGCCGCGCCGTGATGCTCCCTCGATTCGGCGGTCCGGAGGTTTTGGAGCTCCGGGAGAATGTTCCGGTTCCGAATCTCAACCCGAACGAGGTCCTCGTCCGTGCGAAAGCTGTCTCCGTCAATCCTCTTGATTGCAGA ATACGAGCAGGATATGGACGTTCTGTGTTCCAACCACATCTGCCTATTATAATTGGCCGTGATGTTAGTGGTGAAGTTGCTGCGATTGGGAACTCTGTTAAGTCGTTTAGAGTAGGGCAAGAAGTTTTTGGTGCGTTGCATCCTACTGCGTTGAGAGGTACTTACACTGATCATGCAGTACTTTCTGAGGATGAACTCGTTGAAAAGCCAGCGTCAGTTTCTCATGTG GAGGCAAGTGCTGTTCCTTTTGCAGCGTTGACTGCTTGGCGTGCGTTGAAGAGTAATGCTCGGATACTCGAAGg ACAAAGGGTATTAGTttttggaggaggaggagcggTAGGTTTTGCTGCAATCCAGATTGCGGTAGCCTCTGGGTGTCATGTTACAGCTTCTTGTGTGGGTCAGACTAGAGATAGAATACTAGCAGCTGGCGCAGAACAAGCTGTAGACTACACAACTGAGGTA GACATTGAGGTGGTGGTAAAAGGAAAGTTTGACGCGGTGTTGGATACTATTGGTAGGCCTGAAACAGAGAGAATAGGCATAAACTTCTTGAGGAAGGGTGGAAACTATATGACTCTCCAG GGTGAGGCTGCATCATTGACTGATAGATACGGTTTTGTGATTGGGCTTCCGCTTGCAACTTCACTCTTAGCGAAGAAAAAGATACAATATCAGTATTCTCATGGAATAG ACTATTGGTGGACGTATATGAGGGCTGATCCTGAAGGTCTAGCTGAGATTCAGCGGTTAGTTAGAGCAGGAAAGCTAAAGATACCAGTGGAAAAAACATTTCCGATAACCGAAGTCGTAGCAGCTCATGAAGCcaaggagaagaaagagattCCGGGCAAAGTGGTCCTGGAGTTCTGA
- the LOC130512690 gene encoding putative pentatricopeptide repeat-containing protein At3g15130, whose amino-acid sequence MLLNQRQSLVRILRVCTKNGLSDQGRQVHCFLLKSGSCLDLFTSNYLIDMYSKCREPIIAHKVFDKMPERNVVSWTALMSGNVLNGDLNGSLSLFSEMVRDGVNPNEFTLSTNLKACGLLNALEKGLQIHGFCLKMGFEMMVEVGNSLVDMYSKCGGISEAERVFGSMVDTSLITWNAMIAGYVHSGYGGRALDMFRMMQERPDKFTLTSLLKACSSIGMIHGGKEIHGFLVRSGFPCSSSATITGSLVDLYVKCGDLFGARKAFDQIKEKTMISWSSLILGYAQEGDFVEAMSLFRGLRELSSQIDSFVLSGIIGVFADFALLRQGKQMQALVVKLPSGLETSVSNSMVDMYLKCGLVDEAEKCFDEMQSRDVISWTVMITGYGKHGLGKKAVSVFKQMLGHKIEPDDVCYLAVLSACSHSGLIKEGEELFSKLLETPGIKPRVEHYACVVDLLGRAGRLKEGKHLIDTMPVKPNVGIWQTLLSGCRLHGDIELGKEVSEILLRIDGNNPANYVMVSNLYGQAGYWQEHGKAREVGKTKGLKKEAGMSWVEIEREVCFFRSGEDSHPLTPRIHETLREVERRMREELGYVYGLKQEMHDIDDESKEENLRAHSEKLAIGLALASGGLNQEGKTIRVFKNLRVCVDCHEFIKGLSKIMKISFVVRDAVRFHSFEDGCCSCGDYW is encoded by the coding sequence ATGCTTCTGAATCAGCGACAAAGCCTTGTCAGAATCTTGCGTGTCTGCACAAAGAATGGACTTTCTGATCAAGGCCGTCAAGTTCACTGCTTTCTTCTCAAGTCTGGATCGTGCTTAGATCTGTTCACAAGCAATTATCTTATAGATATGTATAGCAAATGCAGAGAACCCATCATCGCCCACAAGGTGTTCGACAAAATGCCTGAGAGAAACGTTGTTTCGTGGACGGCTCTCATGAGTGGAAATGTACTGAACGGCGACCTTAACGGATCATTATCTCTCTTCAGCGAGATGGTGCGGGATGGTGTTAACCCAAACGAGTTCACTCTCTCGACGAATCTTAAAGCTTGCGGCTTGCTTAACGCACTTGAAAAGGGGTTGCAGATACATGGGTTTTGTTTGAAGATGGGGTTTGAGATGATGGTTGAGGTTGGGAACTCTTTGGTTGATATGTACTCAAAATGTGGAGGGATTAGTGAAGCTGAGAGAGTGTTTGGTTCGATGGTTGATACTAGTTTGATAACGTGGAATGCTATGATAGCTGGGTATGTACATTCAGGGTATGGTGGTAGAGCTTTGGATATGTTTAGGATGATGCAAGAAAGACCGGACAAGTTCACGTTGACTAGCTTGTTGAAGGCTTGCAGTAGCATTGGTATGATCCATGGAGGAAAAGAGATTCATGGCTTTTTAGTCAGGAGTGGGTTTCCTTGTTCAAGTTCGGCAACTATAACAGGTTCTCTGGTTGATTTGTATGTCAAGTGTGGTGATCTCTTTGGTGCTAGGAAAGCTTTTGATCAAATCAAGGAGAAGACGATGATCTCGTGGAGTTCACTGATTCTTGGATATGCTCAAGAGGGTGACTTTGTGGAGGCGATGAGTTTGTTTAGGGGACTACGAGAGTTAAGCTCTCAGATAGACAGTTTTGTTCTTTCTGGTATCATTGGCGTCTTTGCTGACTTTGCCCTCTTGCGTCAAGGGAAGCAAATGCAAGCACTTGTTGTTAAACTCCCATCTGGGTTAGAAACATCTGTTTCAAACTCAATGGTGGACATGTATCTCAAGTGTGGGTTAGTTGATGAGGCTGAGAAATGCTTTGACGAAATGCAGTCCAGAGATGTGATCTCCTGGACTGTAATGATCACTGGCTACGGGAAGCATGGGCTTGGGAAGAAAGCAGTTAGTGTTTTTAAACAAATGTTGGGACATAAGATTGAGCCTGATGATGTATGCTACTTAGCTGTACTCTCAGCTTGTAGCCATTCTGGTTTGATCAAAGAAGGAGAAGAACTTTTTTCAAAGTTACTAGAGACGCCTGGGATCAAACCTAGAGTAGAGCACTACGCTTGCGTTGTTGATCTATTAGGACGAGCTGGTCGTTTGAAGGAAGGTAAACATCTGATTGACACAATGCCTGTTAAACCGAACGTTGGAATATGGCAAACACTTCTTAGCGGATGTAGACTACACGGAGACATCGAACTAGGGAAAGAAGTAAGTGAGATTCTTTTGAGGATTGATGGAAACAATCCTGCAAATTACGTGATGGTGTCCAACCTTTATGGACAAGCTGGTTACTGGCAGGAACATGGGAAGGCAAGAGAGGTTGGGAAGACAAAAGGGTTGAAGAAAGAAGCTGGTATGAGCTGGgtagagattgagagagaggtTTGTTTCTTCCGTAGCGGAGAGGATTCACATCCCTTGACACCAAGGATCCATGAAACTTTGAGAGAAGTTGAAAGAAGAATGAGAGAAGAGTTGGGGTATGTTTACGGCTTGAAGCAAGAGATGCATGATATAGACGATGAGTCGAAAGAGGAGAATCTAAGAGCTCATAGCGAGAAGCTAGCGATTGGTTTGGCGTTGGCGTCAGGGGGTTTGAACCAGGAAGGAAAGACGATAAGAGTGTTCAAGAACTTGAGGGTGTGCGTAGATTGTCATGAGTTCATCAAGGGGTTGTctaagatcatgaagatatcgtTTGTTGTGAGAGATGCTGTTCGGTTTCACAGTTTTGAAGATGGTTGTTGTTCGTGTGGAGATTACTGGTGA
- the LOC108859933 gene encoding uncharacterized protein LOC108859933 isoform X2, which yields MRITGSFRGNPGSRSIFRLSSLRSIFTGCRAVMLPRFGGPEVLELRENVPVPNLNPNEVLVRAKAVSVNPLDCRIRAGYGRSVFQPHLPIIIGRDVSGEVAAIGNSVKSFRVGQEVFGALHPTALRGTYTDHAVLSEDELVEKPASVSHVEASAVPFAALTAWRALKSNARILEGQRVLVFGGGGAVGFAAIQIAVASGCHVTASCVGQTRDRILAAGAEQAVDYTTEDIEVVVKGKFDAVLDTIGRPETERIGINFLRKGGNYMTLQGEAASLTDRYGFVIGLPLATSLLAKKKIQYQYSHGIDYWWTYMRADPEGLAEIQRLVRAGKLKIPVEKTFPITEVVAAHEAKEKKEIPGKVVLEF from the exons ATGCGAATTACCGGATCATTTCGCGGTAATCCCGGTTCCCGATCGATTTTCCGGTTAAGCTCTCTTCGGAGCATCTTCACCGGCTGCCGCGCCGTGATGCTCCCTCGATTCGGCGGTCCGGAGGTTTTGGAGCTCCGGGAGAATGTTCCGGTTCCGAATCTCAACCCGAACGAGGTCCTCGTCCGTGCGAAAGCTGTCTCCGTCAATCCTCTTGATTGCAGA ATACGAGCAGGATATGGACGTTCTGTGTTCCAACCACATCTGCCTATTATAATTGGCCGTGATGTTAGTGGTGAAGTTGCTGCGATTGGGAACTCTGTTAAGTCGTTTAGAGTAGGGCAAGAAGTTTTTGGTGCGTTGCATCCTACTGCGTTGAGAGGTACTTACACTGATCATGCAGTACTTTCTGAGGATGAACTCGTTGAAAAGCCAGCGTCAGTTTCTCATGTG GAGGCAAGTGCTGTTCCTTTTGCAGCGTTGACTGCTTGGCGTGCGTTGAAGAGTAATGCTCGGATACTCGAAGg ACAAAGGGTATTAGTttttggaggaggaggagcggTAGGTTTTGCTGCAATCCAGATTGCGGTAGCCTCTGGGTGTCATGTTACAGCTTCTTGTGTGGGTCAGACTAGAGATAGAATACTAGCAGCTGGCGCAGAACAAGCTGTAGACTACACAACTGAG GACATTGAGGTGGTGGTAAAAGGAAAGTTTGACGCGGTGTTGGATACTATTGGTAGGCCTGAAACAGAGAGAATAGGCATAAACTTCTTGAGGAAGGGTGGAAACTATATGACTCTCCAG GGTGAGGCTGCATCATTGACTGATAGATACGGTTTTGTGATTGGGCTTCCGCTTGCAACTTCACTCTTAGCGAAGAAAAAGATACAATATCAGTATTCTCATGGAATAG ACTATTGGTGGACGTATATGAGGGCTGATCCTGAAGGTCTAGCTGAGATTCAGCGGTTAGTTAGAGCAGGAAAGCTAAAGATACCAGTGGAAAAAACATTTCCGATAACCGAAGTCGTAGCAGCTCATGAAGCcaaggagaagaaagagattCCGGGCAAAGTGGTCCTGGAGTTCTGA
- the LOC108859932 gene encoding LOW QUALITY PROTEIN: uncharacterized protein LOC108859932 (The sequence of the model RefSeq protein was modified relative to this genomic sequence to represent the inferred CDS: inserted 1 base in 1 codon) produces the protein MRSSGSPSGRKSKKLAAICEEEYNRNHGEAKDRDAPADSELRRSSRVRRIPSILDASPPPAKKRRRLNRRSSSSSLRRVVKEEDGDSDSADDGWKSRLRSRSRRRKNAGGSQASVVERKRKLVFGNELREKSVAKGRGGKMMKTKKQVESESSQNESGTXNAEEEESGSESEADSEAGEEEDEKEKTTKRSVVLESEDEDEDEDEVDGAEAESEDEADSTENETEDSDEEGESEEKGSAEKEGSEIKGNVDGTAADTDVRMEEVENESGDQIEGLALEGTEDKELVAVVSESGNGTGILGDDIDVADDVKTDDPEPLQKADIDVNDSLKQSDDSGEQGVSRTPSIDKTKEHCEVHDKVGESVELLDELPIQNETCNKVVDSVCTSSDRLGNPPFKQARRCGLCGVGTDGKLPKKLIQDNGDSDIEAHSGSSSSGEPNYDILDGFGDEPGWLGRLLGPINDRYGISGTWVHQHCAVWSPEVYFAGVGHLKNIRAALCRGRSLKCTRCERPGATIGCRVDRCPRTYHLPCARANGCIFDHRKFLIACTDHRHHFQPHGRQCQVTMKKMKTKKMRLEVRKHSNDAWRKDVEAEEKWLEKCGDDEEFLKRESKRLHRDLLRVAPEYIGGSDSENGKAFEGWDSVAGLEGVTQCMKEVVLLPLLYPEFFDNLGLTPPRGILLHGHPGTGKTLVVRALIGSLARGNRRIAYFARKGADCLGKYVGDAERQLRLLFQVAEKCQPSIIFFDEIDGLAPKRSRQQDQTHSSVVSTLLALLDGLKSRGSVVVIGATNYPDAIDPALRRPGRFDREIYFPLPSLDDRAAIISLHTRKWPKPVSGYLLKWVAKETAGFAGADIQALCTQAAMIALNRSFPLQESLAAAELGISRSNRVALPSFSVEERDWLEALSRSPPPCSRRGAGKAASDIYSSPLPVYLVPSLLPSLCSLLVAFHLEERIVLPPLLSKAAVDFQNVICSALSDKKITDDCWWSHVGSLLQEVDVVKDIVQRLSYAGILDGGCDSVRSVPSAPGAGECSLGSAQFMVHRVRRHPGLGNAPSESMNKSGFQLLIAGGPRSGQRHLASCILHCFIGNAEMQKIDTATISQEGNGDLVLGVTHLLIKCASRKSSVVFMPRIDLWAVETETPLNEEVKCDDDSVKENASSVRPETVEKMELQYSFRVSHAWNTFLEQVESLRVSTKMIILATSAMPYELLPPKIQQFFKTDLSKEYQPTMSEAVPQFTVQVTENSDQDMAIDLSATELSRRAIQVFLHLVHQGTHTHYDLQKTYKIEDPGQSCRDPPHQNNPDHGAGEEVGIKSKPPEDCSLKVPSIPISINVKPKSSLQLAVSTFGYQILRYPQFAELCWVTSKLKEGPSADVSGPWRGWPFNSCIIRPCNPSEQTITASGSNNVRSKDVSGIARGLVAVGLSAYRGTYTSLREVSFEVRKVLELLVGRINMKIDAGKDRCQYIRILSQVAYLEDLVNSWVYAMRSFESNAQTESMNPLSCSVADATVRDEPTEQGTSDRSKGDLKEDTQNMNCPDPIASTNLTDSHQPDLEITDGLVLIKENGDDASNSAMLMEDSRVISLHQAVLLDLNSPAADHEQNVTHNGSCEVETTATVTCVQEKANSENNPVGISQEDPKKSADSSNGEGDSADSMHEPVKQVETPARTNPLDDPSLVCLYRCCPQCVSILQDSMRKLVTRELRLGSSHITTEGIHDAVSSLSVELIAAVRKFISARNNGATQEVEVEERDESSEKEACPCKRLLGNFLASAECCSHSAEEQGGVDKANTSPSAKSWLEPVFVFRDGILVPVSTEDDCALHCKYDSLCLGSLIELVATEMKPF, from the exons ATGAGATCATCGGGCTCTCCTTCCGGGAGGAAGAGCAAGAAGCTCGCCGCGATCTGCGAGGAGGAATACAACAGAAACCATGGAGAGGCGAAGGACAGAGACGCTCCTGCTGACTCTGAGCTTCGGCGGAGCTCTAGGGTGAGGCGGATACCGTCCATCCTCGACGCTTCTCCTCCTCCTGCGAAGAAACGACGGCGTTTGAATAGGaggagtagtagtagtagtctAAGGAGAGTGGTGAAGGAGGAGGATGGTGATTCGGATAGCGCTGATGATGGTTGGAAATCTAGGTTGAGGTCGAGGTCGAGGAGGAGGAAGAACGCTGGTGGTTCTCAAGCGAGTGTGGTTGAGAGGAAGAGAAAGCTAGTTTTCGGCAATGAGTTGAGGGAGAAATCAGTGGCGAAAGGAAGAGGAGGGAAgatgatgaaaacaaagaagcaaGTGGAATCTGAGAGTTCGCAGAATGAGTCGGGTA GTAATGCTGAAGAAGAGGAGAGTGGGAGCGAGTCGGAGGCTGACAGTGAAGCtggagaggaggaggatgagaaGGAGAAGACTACCAAAAGATCAGTTGTTTTAGAgagtgaagatgaagatgaagatgaagatgaagttGATGGAGCGGAGGCTGAGAGCGAGGATGAAGCAGACAGTACTGAAAATGAGACTGAGGATAGTGATGAAGAAGGGGAAAGTGAAGAAAAAGGTAGTGCAGAGAAGGAAGGAAGTGAGATTAAAGGTAATGTGGATGGAACAGCAGCTGATACTGATGTTAGAATGGAAGAAGTGGAAAATGAGAGTGGGGATCAAATTGAAGGATTGGCACTTGAAGGAACTGAGGATAAGGAGTTGGTTGCAGTGGTTTCTGAAAGTGGAAATGGCACTGGTATACTAGGGGATGATATTGATGTTGCTGATGATGTTAAGACCGATGATCCTGAACCACTACAGAAAGCTGACATCGATGTTAACGACAGTTTGAAGCAGAGTGATGATAGTGGAGAGCAAGGTGTTTCTAGAACACCATCTATTGATAAGACCAAAGAACATTGTGAGGTTCACGATAAAGTGGGTGAAAGTGTGGAATTGCTTGACGAGTTGCCTATTCAAAATGAAACTTGCAACAAAGTAGTTGACTCAGTTTGCACTTCATCAGATAGACTTGGTAATCCTCCCTTCAAACAAGCCAGACGCTGTGGTTTATGTGGAGTTGGCACTGATGGAAAACTCCCGAAGAAGTTGATACAAGATAATGGTGACAGTGACATAGAGGCACATAGCGGGTCTTCATCTTCAGGGGAGCCAAACTATGACATATTGGATGGTTTTGGAGATGAACCTGGGTGGCTTGGCCGTCTATTGGGCCCTATAAACGATCGTTATGGAATTTCTGGAACGTGGGTTCATCAGCACTGTGCCGTATGGAGTCCCGAG GTTTACTTCGCTGGTGTAGGACACTTAAAGAATATAAGGGCGGCACTTTGCAGAGGGAGGTCACTAAAATGCACTCGCTGTGAAAGACCTGGGGCAACCATCGGTTGTCGTGTTGATAGATGTCCAAGAACCTATCATTTG CCTTGTGCACGAGCTAATGGTTGCATCTTTGATCACCGTAAGTTTCTCATTGCTTGCACGGACCACAGACATCATTTCCAACCCCATGGTCGTCAATGTCAAGTcacgatgaagaagatgaaaaccaAGAAGATGCGTTTGGAGGTGAGGAAGCACTCAAATGATGCATGGCGTAAGGATGTGGAAGCGGAAGAAAAGTGGTTAGAGAAATGTGGAGACGATgaagaatttttaaaacgtgAAAGCAAGAGACTTCACCGAGATCTGTTAAGAGTGGCTCCTGAGTATATCGGAGGCTCTGATTCTGAGAACGGAAAGGCATTTGAAGGGTGGGACTCAGTTGCTGGGCTTGAGGGTGTAACTCAATGTATGAAAGAGGTTGTTCTTTTACCTTTACTATATCCAGAATTCTTTGATAACCTTGGACTTACACCTCCTAGAGGTATCCTCTTGCATGGACATCCTGGAACTGGAAAAACTCTTGTGGTTCGAGCATTGATTGGTTCCCTCGCTCGTGGTAATAGACGGATTGCCTACTTTGCCCGCAAAGGGGCAGACTGTCTGGGAAAATATGTTGGTGATGCTGAGCGCCAGTTGAGACTCTTATTTCAGGTCGCTGAAAAATGCCAACCATCAATCatattttttgatgaaattgatGGTCTTGCTCCCAAGCGGTCAAGGCAGCAAGATCAAACACACAGCTCTGTTGTATCCACATTGCTCGCTTTACTAGACGGCTTAAAGTCGCGTGGCTCAGTGGTGGTCATAGGTGCTACAAACTACCCTGATGCTATTGACCCAGCATTAAGGAGGCCGGGGAGATTTGATAGGGAGATCTATTTTCCACTACCGTCGCTCGACGATAGGGCTGCAATCATCTCACTCCATACTAGAAAGTGGCCTAAGCCGGTGTCTGGATACTTGCTCAAGTGGGTTGCTAAAGAAACTGCTGGTTTTGCTGGTGCGGATATACAAGCTCTCTGCACGCAAGCTGCCATGATTGCCTTGAATAGGAGCTTTCCCTTGCAAGAATCTTTGGCCGCTGCAGAGTTGGGAATCTCTAGGAGTAATCGTGTTGCTCTACCATCCTTCTCAGTTGAAGAAAGAGATTGGTTGGAAGCTTTATCCCGCTCCCCACCCCCATGCTCTCGTAGAGGAGCAGGAAAAGCAGCTAGCGATATATATTCATCTCCTCTTCCTGTTTACTTGGTTCCTTCTTTGTTACCGTCATTGTGTTCTTTACTTGTTGCTTTTCATCTTGAAGAGCGCATCGTGCTGCCACCTCTGCTTTCTAAAGCTGCGGTTGATTTCCAAAATGTGATCTGTTCTGCTTTGAGCGACAAGAAGATAACTGATGATTGCTGGTGGTCCCATGTTGGTAGCCTTCTCCAGGAGGTAGATGTTGTGAAAGATATAGTTCAGAGACTTTCTTATGCTGGGATACTGGATGGAGGATGTGACTCAGTTAGATCTGTTCCAAGCGCCCCTGGTGCTGGCGAGTGTAGTTTGGGTTCTGCACAGTTCATGGTACACAGAGTCCGCCGACATCCTGGGTTGGGGAATGCTCCTTCAGAATCAATGAACAAGTCTGGATTCCAACTGCTTATTGCTGGAGGACCTAGATCTGGTCAACGTCATCTTGCTTCTTGCATCTTGCATTGTTTTATTGGAAATGCAGAGATGCAGAAGATAGACACTGCAACCATTTCACAAGAAGGAAATGGGGATCTGGTGCTAGGCGTAACTCACTTATTAA TTAAATGTGCTAGCAGGAAATCGAGTGTGGTATTCATGCCAAGGATTGACTTGTGGGCTGTAGAGACAGAAACTCCACTGAATGAGGAGGTCAAGTGTGATGATGATTCTGTAAAAGAAAATGCTTCTTCCGTTCGTCCAGAAACAGTGGAGAAAATGGAGTTGCAGTATTCTTTTCGAGTATCACATGCTTGGAATACATTTTTGGAGCAAGTAGAATCATTGCGAGTTTCCACAAAGATGATAATTCTG GCTACTTCTGCCATGCCCTACGAACTCCTGCCTCCTAAGATACAACAGTTCTTTAAGACGGACCTATCAAAGGAGTATCAGCCAACTATGTCTGAGGCTGTTCCACAATTCACTGTACAAGTTACTGAAAATTCTGACCAGGACATGGCCATTGACCTGTCTGCTACTGAGTTGTCAAGGCGGGCAATCCAAGTGTTTCTTCATTTGGTGCATCAGGGAACACATACACACTATGACTTACAGAAGACATACAAAATAGAGGATCCTGGCCAGAGTTGTAGAGATCCACCTCACCAGAATAATCCTGATCATGGTGCAGGGGAAGAAGTAGGTATCAAATCAAAACCTCCTGAGGATTGTTCTTTAAAAGTGCCATCGATACCTATCAGCATAAATGTGAAACCGAAATCTAGCTTGCAGTTAGCTGTCTCTACATTTGGTTATCAAATTCTACGGTATCCCCAATTTGCTGAGCTTTGTTGGGTAACATCAAAGCTTAAGGAAGGGCCAAGCGCAGATGTTTCGGGTCCTTGGAGAGGATGGCCGTTTAATTCGTGTATCATTCGTCCTTGTAATCCATCAGAGCAGACTATTACTGCTTCCGGTTCCAACAATGTTAGAAGCAAAGATGTATCTGGCATTGCCAGAGGCCTCGTTGCTGTTGGATTATCAGCGTATAGAGGAACCTATACATCACTGAGGGAAGTCTCTTTTGAAGTAAGGAAAGTTCTCGAGCTATTAGTTGGGCGGATCAATATGAAAATCGATGCTGGAAAGGACAGATGTCAATATATCCGAATTTTGTCTCAAGTTGCTTATCTGGAAGATCTGGTTAATAGTTGGGTATATGCAATGCGAAG TTTTGAATCGAATGCTCAAACAGAGTCGATGAATCCCTTGTCGTGTTCTGTAGCTGATGCGACAGTGAGGGATGAGCCAACTGAGCAAGGAACATCTGATCGATCAAAAGGAGACCTGAAAGAAGATACCCAAAACATGAATTGCCCAGACCCTATAGCATCTACTAATCTTACGGACAGTCATCAGCCAGATCTAGAGATTACGGACGGCTTAGTTTTGATCAAAGAGAATGGTGATGATGCTTCGAACTCTGCAATGTTGATGGAGGATTCAAGAGTAATTTCCTTGCATCAGGCTGTTCTCCTTGATCTTAACTCTCCTGCAGCTGACCATGAACAGAATGTAACCCACAATGGATCATGCGAGGTAGAAACAACAGCAACAGTCACTTGTGTGCAAGAAAAAGCTAATTCAGAAAACAATCCTGTTGGAATCTCACAGGAAGATCCCAAAAAATCAGCTGACTCAAGTAATGGTGAAGGAGATTCTGCAGACAGCATGCATGAACCAGTTAAACAAGTTGAAACACCTGCAAGAACCAATCCTCTGGATGACCCTAGTTTAGTTTGTTTGTACCGTTGCTGCCCTCAGTGTGTCTCCATCCTCCAAGATTCAATGCGTAAATTAGTAACTCGCGAACTGAGACTTGGTAGCAGCCACATCACTACAGAGGGTATACATGATGCGGTTTCTTCATTATCAGTAGAGCTTATTGCTGCTGTTAGAAAGTTCATCTCTGCCAGAAACAATGGTGCTACGCAGGAAGTAGAGGTTGAAGAACGTGATGAAAGCTCAGAAAAGGAAGCATGTCCATGCAAAAGGTTACTTGGTAATTTTCTTGCCTCTGCCGAATGCTGCAGTCATTCTGCCGAAGAGCAAGGGGGCGTAGATAAAGCGAACACATCTCCAAGCGCTAAGAGTTGGCTTGAACCAGTATTCGTTTTCAGGGACGGGATATTGGTTCCGGTAAGTACCGAAGATGACTGCGCCTTGCACTGTAAATATGATAGTTTATGCCTTGGTTCTCTCATAGAGTTGGTTGCAACTGAGATGAAGCCTTTTTGA